In one Pseudomonas sp. 31-12 genomic region, the following are encoded:
- a CDS encoding LysR substrate-binding domain-containing protein — protein MEFPMFASLPLTALRAFESASRLLSFKAAAEELSVTPTAVSHQIRSLESWLGVPLFERLPRQVRLTDCGERLFRSLHGALLEVAQSVDTLRPQRSGASLTISTTAAFAALWLVPRLGRFYARHPNISLRLDTHCEVIDLHQDASVDLVVRYSLDDYPNLYGLCLFDESFGVYGSPEQVALAADRVPTLISVRWHNSKLYAHGWEAWCAQSGETWLTGQPAVREYDEEHYALQAAIAGQGLVLASNILVSESVASGLLVPYRGDIQVDGAGYSALCVPGRERHPPVRAFFAWLREEALLSGHVLA, from the coding sequence ATGGAGTTTCCAATGTTTGCCTCGTTGCCGCTGACCGCCCTGCGCGCTTTCGAATCCGCCTCGCGTTTGTTGAGTTTCAAGGCGGCCGCCGAAGAGCTTTCGGTGACGCCGACGGCGGTGTCCCATCAGATCCGCTCGCTGGAGAGCTGGCTCGGCGTGCCGCTGTTCGAGCGCCTGCCGCGGCAAGTACGCCTGACCGACTGCGGCGAACGTCTGTTCCGCAGCTTGCACGGCGCCTTGCTGGAAGTGGCCCAAAGCGTCGACACCCTGCGCCCGCAACGCAGCGGCGCGAGCCTGACGATTTCCACCACGGCCGCCTTCGCCGCGCTATGGCTGGTGCCGCGCCTGGGTCGGTTCTACGCCCGTCATCCGAACATCAGCCTGCGCCTGGATACCCATTGCGAAGTCATCGATTTGCATCAGGACGCCAGTGTCGATCTGGTGGTGCGCTACAGCCTTGATGACTACCCGAACCTTTATGGGCTGTGCCTGTTCGACGAATCGTTCGGCGTCTACGGGTCGCCCGAGCAGGTTGCCCTGGCGGCTGACCGGGTGCCCACGCTGATCAGCGTGCGCTGGCACAACTCCAAACTGTACGCCCATGGCTGGGAAGCCTGGTGCGCGCAGTCCGGCGAGACCTGGCTAACGGGTCAACCGGCGGTCCGTGAATACGACGAAGAGCATTACGCCCTGCAAGCGGCGATCGCCGGGCAAGGCCTGGTGCTGGCGAGCAACATTCTGGTGTCGGAAAGCGTGGCCAGCGGTTTGCTGGTGCCTTACCGGGGCGACATTCAGGTGGATGGCGCCGGCTACAGCGCGCTCTGCGTGCCGGGACGTGAACGACATCCGCCGGTGCGGGCGTTTTTTGCGTGGTTGCGCGAGGAGGCGTTGCTGTCCGGACATGTGCTGGCGTGA
- a CDS encoding FMN-dependent NADH-azoreductase — protein sequence MSKILSIHASPRGERSHSRRLAEVFLSAWQARNPQSQLTRREIGRALIPPVNEAFVAAAFYPEPHARPLSMQADLAFSDELVGELLDHDMLVISTPMHNFSVPSGLKAWIDQIVRLGLTFNHTLDNGVAQYEPLVHGKKALIVTSRGGFGFGPGGELEAMNHADPLLRTALGFIGITDITVVAAEGEESAARTFEISAAEAEQQLLALAREF from the coding sequence ATGAGTAAGATTCTTTCTATCCACGCCAGCCCGCGCGGCGAGCGTTCTCACTCCCGGCGTCTGGCCGAGGTGTTTCTTTCAGCCTGGCAGGCGCGTAACCCTCAGTCGCAGCTGACCCGTCGCGAAATCGGGCGGGCGCTGATTCCGCCGGTCAACGAAGCCTTCGTCGCCGCTGCGTTTTACCCCGAGCCCCATGCCCGCCCGTTATCGATGCAGGCCGACCTGGCGTTCAGCGATGAACTGGTCGGCGAGTTGCTCGACCACGATATGCTGGTGATTTCCACGCCGATGCACAACTTCAGTGTCCCCAGCGGCCTCAAGGCCTGGATTGATCAGATTGTGCGGCTCGGGCTGACCTTCAATCACACCCTGGACAACGGCGTGGCCCAGTACGAGCCGCTGGTGCACGGCAAAAAAGCCCTGATCGTCACCAGTCGCGGTGGCTTCGGTTTCGGGCCGGGTGGCGAACTGGAGGCGATGAACCATGCCGATCCATTACTGCGCACGGCGCTGGGGTTCATCGGCATCACCGACATCACCGTGGTGGCGGCTGAAGGCGAAGAGTCTGCCGCACGAACCTTCGAGATTTCGGCGGCCGAGGCTGAACAGCAACTGCTCGCGCTGGCCCGGGAGTTCTAG
- a CDS encoding multidrug efflux SMR transporter: MAWLFLLIAAGFEVTFAMGMKYAEGFTRLWPSLITVVAAVGGIYFLTLAMRELPVSIAYPIWTAIGSLGTVFLGFALLGESLTALKLVSVGLIVAGVVGLK; this comes from the coding sequence ATGGCCTGGCTGTTTCTGCTGATCGCCGCCGGGTTCGAAGTCACCTTCGCCATGGGCATGAAGTACGCCGAAGGCTTTACCCGGCTCTGGCCATCGCTGATCACGGTAGTCGCTGCCGTCGGCGGGATTTACTTCCTGACCTTGGCCATGCGCGAGTTGCCGGTGAGCATCGCCTACCCGATCTGGACCGCCATCGGTTCACTGGGCACGGTGTTTCTCGGTTTTGCGCTGCTGGGCGAAAGCCTGACCGCGCTGAAACTGGTATCGGTGGGGTTGATCGTGGCGGGCGTGGTGGGGCTGAAGTAG
- a CDS encoding triacylglycerol lipase, with protein MSQGSATRYPLVLVPGMLGFIRLVLYPYWYGIISALRRGGATVFAVQVSPLNSSEVRGEQLLARIEEILRETGAEKVNLIGHSQGSLTARYAAAKRPDRVASVTSVAGPNHGSELADYLEKHYPADTAKGRLLAVLLRFIGALMSLLETGYRGPKLPVDIHASHESLTSVGVAAFNQRYPQGLPETWGGHGPEEVNGVRYYSWSGTLQPGKTDRGGNLFDGTNRSCRLFARTFVRETGHCDGMVGRYSSHLGTVIGDEYPMDHFDIVNQSLGLVGKGADPVRLFVEHAARLKAAGV; from the coding sequence ATGTCGCAAGGTTCCGCTACGCGTTACCCGTTGGTGCTGGTCCCGGGAATGCTCGGGTTTATTCGTCTGGTGCTGTATCCCTACTGGTACGGGATCATTTCGGCGTTGCGCCGGGGTGGGGCGACGGTGTTTGCGGTGCAGGTCTCGCCGCTCAATTCCAGCGAGGTGCGCGGCGAGCAGTTGCTGGCGCGGATCGAGGAGATCCTGCGGGAAACCGGGGCCGAGAAGGTCAATCTGATTGGCCACAGCCAAGGCTCGCTGACGGCGCGTTATGCGGCCGCCAAACGCCCGGATCGCGTGGCGTCCGTGACTTCGGTCGCAGGGCCGAATCATGGCTCGGAGCTGGCGGATTATTTGGAAAAACACTACCCGGCGGACACCGCCAAAGGTCGTCTGTTGGCGGTATTGCTGCGGTTTATCGGCGCGTTGATGAGTCTGTTGGAAACCGGTTATCGCGGGCCGAAATTGCCGGTGGATATCCACGCTTCCCACGAGTCCCTGACGAGCGTCGGCGTGGCGGCGTTCAATCAGCGTTATCCACAGGGCTTGCCTGAAACCTGGGGCGGTCACGGGCCGGAAGAGGTCAACGGCGTGCGCTATTACTCCTGGTCCGGGACCTTGCAGCCGGGCAAGACGGATCGCGGCGGTAATCTGTTCGACGGGACGAATCGCAGTTGCCGGCTGTTCGCCAGGACTTTTGTGCGCGAAACCGGGCACTGCGACGGGATGGTCGGGCGCTACAGCTCGCACCTGGGGACGGTGATTGGCGATGAATATCCGATGGATCACTTCGACATCGTCAATCAGTCGCTGGGGCTGGTGGGGAAGGGGGCTGATCCGGTGCGGTTGTTTGTCGAGCATGCAGCCAGATTGAAAGCGGCTGGCGTGTAA
- a CDS encoding DMT family transporter, with product MQYAYPLLAIFIWAGNTVITKMSAGAIFPAEIGFYRWLLAGILFTPFMLKPVIAHWPQIRPNLGRIFILGVLGMAVYQSLAYFAATLTSATNMGIILSLMPLMSLAMAIVSLGQRLTAGALAGAVLSFAGVLVVVSSGSLGALLEHGINLGDAMMLIATLAYAIYSTLLKKWQLRLPPLVLLYLQVLVAVVVLFPLFVASPKVGPTLQNIPLVLYACLLASMVAPLAWMQAVVRLGPSRTTLFFNLLPLITALIAALVLHEQLAMYHLVGGLLTLGGVVLSERWTTVLGRA from the coding sequence ATGCAATACGCTTATCCCCTGCTGGCCATTTTCATTTGGGCCGGCAATACCGTGATCACCAAGATGTCAGCCGGGGCGATCTTCCCCGCCGAGATTGGTTTCTACCGCTGGCTGCTGGCCGGGATTCTGTTCACGCCGTTCATGCTCAAACCAGTGATCGCGCATTGGCCGCAGATCCGCCCGAACCTGGGCAGGATTTTCATCCTTGGCGTGCTGGGCATGGCGGTCTATCAGAGCCTGGCGTACTTCGCCGCGACGCTGACGTCGGCCACCAACATGGGGATCATTCTGTCGCTGATGCCGTTGATGTCGCTGGCCATGGCGATTGTCAGCCTCGGTCAACGCCTGACAGCGGGTGCATTGGCTGGCGCGGTGCTGTCGTTTGCCGGGGTGTTGGTGGTGGTGTCGTCCGGCAGCCTGGGCGCATTGCTCGAGCACGGGATAAACCTGGGCGATGCGATGATGCTGATCGCCACCCTGGCCTACGCGATCTACAGCACCCTGCTGAAGAAATGGCAGCTGCGCCTGCCGCCGCTGGTGTTGTTGTATTTGCAGGTGCTGGTGGCGGTGGTGGTGCTGTTTCCATTGTTTGTCGCTTCACCGAAGGTCGGGCCGACCTTGCAGAATATTCCGCTGGTGCTTTACGCCTGTCTGCTGGCTTCGATGGTCGCGCCGCTGGCGTGGATGCAGGCCGTGGTGCGCCTGGGGCCGAGCCGGACTACGCTGTTTTTCAATTTGCTGCCGTTGATTACCGCGCTGATTGCGGCGCTGGTGCTGCATGAACAGCTGGCGATGTATCACCTGGTGGGTGGGCTGTTGACGTTGGGCGGGGTGGTGCTTTCGGAGCGGTGGACTACCGTGTTGGGCCGGGCGTAA
- a CDS encoding helix-turn-helix transcriptional regulator, which yields MTSKHIDLLDFSELPAPVYFRYADFDAHRFASAHRHPWGTLEYSAHGVLHMDIGGSRFMSPPQYAVWVPPQTEHSFYSNQPINYRAVCLDPLLCCDLPQQACTLAISDILKAILKDFAARDVKIPEQEADKRLAQVLVDQLQQAPIHECYLPYASSLGLLGILEALQAEPGDNRPLADWAAQIHVSERTLARQFVRELGMSFGEWRQRLRFLAAIEALDSHRSVQEIAFDMGYSTGSAFIAMFQRQAGCTPEQHRRSHLESRKV from the coding sequence ATGACCAGTAAACACATCGACTTGCTGGATTTCAGCGAGTTGCCGGCCCCGGTCTACTTCCGCTACGCCGATTTTGACGCGCACCGTTTTGCCTCTGCTCATCGTCATCCGTGGGGCACGCTGGAGTATTCAGCCCACGGCGTGCTGCACATGGACATTGGTGGCAGCCGCTTTATGTCGCCGCCGCAATACGCGGTGTGGGTGCCGCCGCAGACCGAGCACAGCTTCTACAGCAACCAGCCGATCAACTATCGCGCTGTCTGTCTGGATCCGCTGTTGTGTTGCGATCTGCCGCAACAGGCCTGCACGCTGGCGATCAGCGATATTCTCAAGGCCATCCTCAAGGATTTCGCCGCCCGCGATGTGAAGATTCCCGAGCAAGAGGCGGACAAGCGTCTGGCCCAGGTGTTGGTGGACCAGCTGCAACAGGCACCCATTCATGAGTGTTACTTGCCCTATGCCAGTAGCCTGGGATTGCTCGGGATCCTGGAAGCCTTGCAGGCCGAGCCCGGCGATAACCGACCTTTGGCCGACTGGGCTGCGCAAATCCATGTCAGCGAACGCACCCTGGCGCGGCAGTTTGTCCGCGAATTGGGCATGAGTTTCGGCGAGTGGCGGCAACGCTTGCGGTTTCTGGCGGCCATCGAAGCGCTGGACAGTCACCGCAGCGTTCAGGAGATCGCCTTCGACATGGGCTACAGCACCGGTTCAGCCTTTATTGCGATGTTTCAACGTCAGGCCGGGTGCACGCCGGAGCAGCATCGACGCAGCCACCTTGAGAGCAGGAAGGTGTAA
- a CDS encoding PsiF family protein → MKMLRVPLLMIGLLLCAQGFAATEQQNKMTTCNADATAKSLKGDERKAFMSTCLKAAPAANDAKALTPQQEKMKTCNATAATQALKGDARKAFMSDCLKKK, encoded by the coding sequence ATGAAGATGTTGCGTGTCCCTTTGTTGATGATCGGTTTGCTGCTTTGCGCCCAGGGCTTCGCCGCCACTGAGCAACAGAACAAGATGACCACCTGCAATGCCGACGCCACTGCCAAAAGCCTCAAGGGCGACGAGCGCAAAGCCTTCATGAGCACCTGTCTCAAAGCCGCCCCGGCTGCCAACGACGCGAAAGCCCTGACCCCTCAGCAAGAGAAGATGAAGACCTGCAACGCCACCGCAGCCACCCAGGCTTTGAAAGGCGATGCGCGTAAAGCCTTCATGAGTGATTGCCTGAAGAAAAAATAG
- a CDS encoding AI-2E family transporter, with product MPTFSQRQVLLLISWVIIFGGLLLVIPLRLLPSLLAGLLVFELVNMLTPQLQRLIEGRRARWLAVALLGTLVVSVLTLIFAGAISFLLHEAENPGASLDKFMHVVDRARGQLPPFIDAYLPASAAEFRVAIGEWMSKHLSDLQLVGKDAAHMFVTLLIGMVLGAIIALQRIPDLTKRKPLAAALFDRLHLLVQAFRNIVFAQIKISLLNTFFTGIFLAVILPMFGIKLPLTKTLIVLTFLLGLLPVIGNLMSNTLITIVGLSLSIWVAMAALGYLIFIHKLEYFLNARIVGGQISAKSWELLLAMLVFEAAFGLPGVVAGPIYYAYLKSELKQVGMV from the coding sequence ATGCCAACGTTTTCTCAACGCCAAGTTTTGCTGCTGATCAGTTGGGTCATCATCTTTGGTGGTTTGCTGCTGGTGATCCCGTTGCGCCTGCTGCCCAGCCTGTTGGCCGGGCTGCTGGTGTTCGAACTGGTCAACATGCTCACCCCGCAATTGCAGCGACTGATCGAAGGCCGGCGCGCGCGCTGGCTGGCGGTGGCGCTGTTGGGGACTCTGGTGGTCAGCGTGTTGACGCTGATCTTTGCCGGTGCCATCAGCTTTCTATTGCACGAAGCGGAAAACCCCGGGGCGTCCCTCGACAAATTCATGCACGTGGTTGACCGCGCGCGCGGGCAACTGCCGCCGTTCATCGACGCCTATCTGCCCGCCAGTGCCGCCGAGTTCCGCGTGGCCATCGGCGAGTGGATGAGCAAACACCTGAGCGACTTGCAACTGGTCGGCAAGGACGCGGCGCACATGTTTGTGACGCTGCTGATCGGCATGGTGCTCGGGGCGATCATCGCCTTGCAGCGCATACCAGACCTGACCAAGCGCAAGCCGCTGGCCGCCGCGTTGTTCGATCGCCTGCACCTGTTGGTCCAGGCGTTTCGCAACATCGTGTTCGCGCAGATCAAGATTTCCCTGCTCAACACCTTCTTCACCGGGATTTTCCTGGCGGTAATCCTGCCGATGTTCGGCATCAAGCTGCCGCTGACCAAGACCCTGATCGTGCTGACCTTCCTGCTCGGCCTGTTGCCGGTGATCGGCAACCTGATGTCGAACACGCTGATCACCATTGTCGGGTTGTCGCTGTCGATCTGGGTCGCCATGGCGGCGCTGGGTTATCTGATTTTTATCCACAAGCTCGAATACTTCCTCAACGCGCGCATTGTCGGCGGGCAGATCAGCGCCAAGTCGTGGGAGTTGCTGTTGGCAATGCTGGTGTTCGAGGCCGCGTTCGGCCTGCCGGGGGTGGTGGCGGGGCCGATTTATTACGCGTATCTGAAGAGCGAGCTGAAGCAGGTGGGGATGGTTTGA
- a CDS encoding Hsp70 family protein: MKNASPARACGIDFGTSNSTVGWLRPGMETLIALEDDKITLPSVVFFNMEERRPVYGRLALHEYLEGYEGRLMRSLKSLLGSKLIKHDTSVLGTAMPFKDLLGLFIGQLKKRAETAAGREFEEVVLGRPVFFVDDDEMADQEAENTLVDVARAIGFKDVSFQYEPIAAAFDYESTIEKEELVLIVDIGGGTSDFSLVRLSPERRTHDNRHDDILATGGVHIGGTDFDKQLSLQGLMPLFGYGSRMKSGAYMPTSHHMNLATWHTINSVYSQKSTLALGSMRYDIEDTGGIDRLFKLIDQRAGHWLAMEVEETKIQLTHADSRHVPLDRIEPGLSVDLSRALFESAIDNLLERVRNSVTQLLNDANVRVDQVDTVFFTGGSSGIPALRNSVSAMLPNARHVEGNIFGSIGSGLAIEAAKRYGPMD; encoded by the coding sequence ATGAAAAACGCATCTCCAGCCCGTGCCTGTGGTATCGACTTCGGCACGTCCAACTCCACCGTCGGCTGGCTGCGCCCCGGCATGGAAACGCTGATCGCGCTGGAGGACGACAAGATCACCCTGCCCTCGGTGGTCTTCTTCAATATGGAAGAACGCCGCCCGGTATACGGCCGTCTGGCGCTGCACGAGTACCTGGAAGGCTACGAAGGCCGGCTGATGCGCTCGCTCAAGAGCCTGCTGGGTTCCAAGCTGATCAAGCACGACACCAGCGTCCTCGGCACGGCGATGCCGTTCAAGGACCTGCTCGGCCTGTTCATCGGCCAGTTGAAGAAGCGCGCCGAGACGGCCGCCGGTCGGGAATTCGAGGAAGTGGTGCTGGGTCGGCCGGTGTTCTTCGTCGACGACGATGAAATGGCCGACCAGGAAGCCGAGAACACCTTGGTGGACGTGGCCCGGGCCATCGGCTTCAAGGATGTGTCGTTCCAGTACGAACCGATCGCAGCGGCGTTCGATTACGAGTCAACCATCGAAAAAGAAGAGCTGGTGCTGATCGTCGACATCGGCGGTGGTACTTCCGACTTCTCGCTGGTGCGCCTGTCCCCGGAGCGCCGCACCCACGACAACCGTCACGATGACATCCTCGCCACCGGCGGCGTGCACATCGGCGGGACCGATTTCGACAAACAGCTGAGCCTGCAAGGCCTGATGCCGCTGTTCGGCTACGGCAGCCGCATGAAGAGCGGCGCCTACATGCCGACCAGCCACCACATGAACCTGGCGACCTGGCACACCATCAACTCGGTGTACTCGCAGAAGTCGACTTTGGCCCTGGGCAGCATGCGTTACGACATCGAAGACACCGGCGGTATCGATCGCCTGTTCAAGCTGATCGACCAGCGCGCCGGGCATTGGCTGGCCATGGAAGTGGAAGAAACCAAGATCCAGCTGACCCACGCCGACAGCCGCCACGTGCCGCTGGACCGCATCGAGCCGGGTTTGAGCGTGGATCTGAGCCGGGCACTGTTCGAATCGGCCATCGACAACCTGCTGGAGCGCGTGCGCAACAGCGTGACCCAACTGCTGAACGACGCCAACGTGCGCGTCGATCAGGTCGATACGGTGTTTTTCACCGGCGGTTCGAGCGGGATTCCGGCGCTGCGCAACAGCGTGTCGGCGATGTTGCCGAATGCTCGGCATGTGGAAGGGAACATCTTTGGCAGTATTGGCAGCGGGTTGGCGATTGAGGCGGCCAAGCGTTACGGCCCGATGGACTGA
- a CDS encoding DnaJ C-terminal domain-containing protein, with translation MDFKDYYKILGVEPTADDKTIKAAYRKLARKYHPDVSKEKDAEAKFKDASEAYEALKSADKRAEYDDLRKYGQHGQPFQGPPGWQGRGGGGFGGGQDTGDFSDFFSSIFGNRGPGFGGGQSGRSAGRRGQDVEMELGIFLEETLSNESKKVTFQVPQYNAAGQHVSNTSKSLNVKIPAGVTDGERIRLKGQGAPGIGGGANGDLFLIIRFAPHPKFDVEGENLIITLPLAPWELALGTEVAVPTLTGKINLKVPAGSQNGQRMRAKGHGLLNKAGERGFLFVQLKAVMPKTSSDEVKALWQQLAEKAAFNPRENF, from the coding sequence ATGGACTTCAAAGACTATTACAAGATTCTCGGTGTGGAGCCGACCGCGGACGATAAGACCATTAAGGCGGCTTATCGCAAGCTGGCGCGCAAATACCACCCCGATGTCAGCAAGGAAAAGGATGCCGAGGCCAAGTTCAAGGACGCCTCGGAGGCCTATGAAGCGCTGAAAAGCGCCGACAAACGCGCCGAATATGACGACTTGCGCAAATACGGCCAGCACGGCCAACCGTTCCAGGGCCCGCCGGGTTGGCAGGGTCGTGGCGGCGGTGGTTTCGGTGGCGGTCAGGACACGGGCGATTTCTCGGACTTCTTCAGTTCGATCTTCGGCAACCGTGGTCCTGGTTTTGGTGGTGGACAGTCGGGCCGCAGCGCCGGGCGTCGAGGGCAAGACGTGGAAATGGAACTTGGGATTTTCCTGGAAGAAACCCTCTCGAACGAGTCGAAGAAGGTCACCTTCCAAGTGCCGCAGTACAACGCTGCCGGCCAGCATGTCAGCAACACCAGCAAAAGCCTGAACGTGAAAATTCCGGCCGGCGTGACCGACGGCGAGCGCATCCGCCTCAAGGGCCAGGGTGCACCGGGCATCGGTGGCGGCGCCAATGGCGACCTGTTCCTGATCATTCGCTTCGCGCCGCACCCCAAGTTCGACGTTGAAGGCGAGAACCTGATCATTACCTTGCCGCTGGCGCCGTGGGAATTGGCACTGGGCACCGAAGTGGCAGTGCCTACACTGACAGGCAAGATCAACCTCAAGGTGCCGGCCGGTAGCCAGAACGGCCAGCGCATGCGCGCCAAGGGGCACGGTCTGCTGAACAAGGCGGGCGAACGCGGCTTCCTGTTCGTGCAATTGAAGGCGGTCATGCCCAAGACCTCGAGCGATGAGGTCAAGGCGTTGTGGCAGCAGTTGGCAGAAAAAGCTGCGTTCAACCCGAGAGAAAACTTCTGA
- a CDS encoding chaperone modulator CbpM: MSNPLIVQLDMAEFCEATDLSDVYVIEIVEHGILEPQGKQPKDWRFNDYELALAKRAAKLRRDLELEWEGVALALDLLEEVQQLRAENRMLKQRLGRLVVE; this comes from the coding sequence ATGAGCAACCCCCTGATCGTTCAACTGGACATGGCAGAATTCTGTGAGGCGACCGACCTGTCGGACGTCTACGTGATCGAAATCGTCGAGCACGGCATCCTCGAACCTCAGGGCAAGCAGCCCAAGGATTGGCGTTTCAACGATTACGAACTGGCCCTGGCCAAGCGCGCCGCCAAGCTGCGGCGTGATCTGGAGCTGGAGTGGGAAGGCGTCGCCTTGGCGCTGGACCTGCTGGAAGAGGTCCAGCAACTGCGGGCTGAGAACCGGATGCTCAAGCAGCGGTTGGGGCGGTTGGTGGTCGAGTAG
- a CDS encoding sensor histidine kinase KdpD yields MRLSEFIRQHVDRIVDEWEQFARTITPAAETMDRVALRDHAKAILLAAARDMTTAQTTREQMAKAKGEGPEKTPSLDEAGASHGELRHTVGFDLVQMTSEFRHLRACVIRLWVGSLESPDLNYFQDMIRFNEAIDEALAESTAAYAEQVNRSRDIFLAILGHDLRAPLQAVSMSTELLLRKTTLEGDALACAVNIKHGARHMAAMVSDLLELVRSRLGKSLPIEPAPMDLADAVQAAIAEACAGNPECDPTVNVKGDTRGAWDAGRVAQLLQNLIGNALQHGLNTRDVTLTLTGEPDTVRLTVHNYGAPISEDAIGTIFDPLVRSADEELGQPSTSLGLGLFIVKEVVDAHRGTIEVSSSEADGTLFTVVLPRKI; encoded by the coding sequence ATGCGCTTATCCGAATTCATCAGGCAACACGTGGACCGTATCGTCGATGAATGGGAACAATTCGCCAGAACGATCACCCCGGCCGCCGAAACCATGGACCGGGTCGCCTTGCGCGATCACGCCAAGGCCATTTTGTTGGCCGCGGCGCGAGACATGACCACCGCGCAAACCACCCGCGAACAGATGGCCAAGGCCAAGGGCGAAGGCCCGGAAAAAACCCCGAGCCTGGATGAAGCGGGCGCCAGCCATGGCGAATTGCGGCACACCGTGGGCTTCGACCTGGTGCAGATGACCAGCGAATTCCGTCATCTGCGGGCCTGTGTGATTCGGTTGTGGGTCGGCAGCCTGGAGTCGCCGGACCTGAATTACTTCCAGGACATGATCCGTTTCAACGAAGCGATCGACGAAGCCCTTGCCGAATCGACCGCTGCTTATGCCGAACAGGTCAATCGCTCACGGGACATCTTTCTGGCGATCCTTGGGCACGACCTTCGGGCACCGTTGCAAGCGGTGAGCATGTCCACCGAATTGCTGCTACGCAAAACCACGCTTGAAGGCGATGCACTGGCCTGCGCGGTCAATATCAAGCATGGCGCGCGACACATGGCGGCGATGGTCAGTGATTTGCTGGAACTGGTGCGCAGTCGCCTGGGTAAAAGCCTGCCGATCGAACCGGCGCCGATGGACTTGGCCGATGCCGTACAGGCGGCGATTGCCGAAGCCTGCGCCGGTAATCCGGAGTGCGATCCGACGGTCAACGTAAAGGGCGATACCCGAGGTGCCTGGGATGCCGGGCGGGTGGCTCAACTGCTGCAGAACCTGATCGGCAACGCCTTGCAGCATGGCTTGAACACACGTGATGTGACGCTGACCCTGACAGGCGAGCCAGACACAGTCCGCCTGACGGTGCATAACTACGGCGCTCCGATTTCCGAAGACGCGATCGGCACGATTTTCGATCCGCTGGTGCGCAGCGCTGACGAGGAACTCGGCCAGCCCTCCACGAGCCTTGGCCTGGGATTGTTTATCGTCAAGGAAGTGGTCGATGCGCACAGAGGAACGATCGAGGTCAGTTCCAGTGAGGCGGATGGCACGCTGTTTACCGTGGTGTTGCCGCGCAAGATCTGA